The following proteins are co-located in the Conyzicola lurida genome:
- a CDS encoding SDR family NAD(P)-dependent oxidoreductase has protein sequence MPSESDFPASDPATPAIDPADLAVTLRVLESMAAIDEEHPDFVTVRRATAKMFKSVKKERRLEKRATVADADRAVVAATATGAPDRIDDETRGVPISTSTTAPTAGTLIKPRNCYICKQSYTQVDAFYHQLCPDCAAMSHAKRDASTDLTGKRALLTGGRAKIGMYIALRLLRDGAHTTITTRFPRDAVRRFTSLPDSSEWIHRLRVVGIDLRDPAQVIGLADSVAEQGPLDILINNATQTVRRSPGAYQPLVDGELAPLPDGPLPELVTFGHTNDPHPQALAQSVSAHPILAAAAAKAEQLTEQAMSAGSSSLERLAAGTAIDAGGLLPDLHDANSWTQHVDEVDPLEMLEVQLANTTAPFILISKLRPSMASSPARRKYIVNVSAMEGVFGRGYKGPGHPHTNMAKAAVNMLTRTSSREMLETDGILMTSVDTGWITDERPHPTKVRLAEEGFHAPLDLVDGAARVYDPVVRGEAGEDLFGVFLKDYKPSSW, from the coding sequence GTGCCTTCCGAGTCTGATTTCCCCGCCTCCGATCCCGCGACGCCGGCGATCGACCCCGCCGACCTCGCCGTCACCCTCCGGGTGCTGGAGAGCATGGCGGCGATCGACGAGGAACACCCCGACTTCGTCACGGTGCGCCGGGCGACCGCGAAGATGTTCAAGTCGGTCAAGAAGGAGCGCCGCCTCGAGAAGCGCGCCACCGTCGCCGACGCCGACCGCGCCGTGGTCGCGGCGACCGCGACCGGTGCCCCCGATCGCATCGACGACGAGACCCGCGGCGTGCCGATCTCGACCAGCACCACCGCGCCCACCGCCGGAACCCTGATCAAGCCGCGCAACTGCTACATCTGCAAGCAGTCGTACACGCAGGTCGACGCGTTCTACCACCAGCTCTGCCCCGACTGCGCGGCGATGAGCCACGCCAAGCGCGACGCCAGCACCGACCTCACCGGCAAGCGCGCGCTGCTCACCGGCGGCCGCGCCAAGATCGGTATGTACATCGCCCTGCGGCTGCTGCGCGACGGCGCGCACACCACGATCACGACCCGGTTCCCACGCGACGCCGTGCGTCGCTTCACCTCGCTGCCGGACTCGTCGGAGTGGATCCACCGGCTCCGCGTCGTCGGCATCGACCTGCGCGACCCCGCCCAGGTGATCGGTTTGGCCGATTCTGTCGCGGAGCAGGGTCCCCTCGACATCCTGATCAACAACGCCACGCAGACGGTTCGCCGGTCGCCCGGCGCCTACCAGCCGCTCGTCGACGGGGAGCTCGCGCCGCTGCCCGACGGTCCGCTGCCCGAGCTGGTGACGTTCGGCCACACGAACGACCCGCACCCGCAGGCGCTCGCCCAGTCGGTGTCGGCGCACCCGATCCTCGCCGCCGCGGCGGCCAAGGCCGAGCAGCTCACCGAGCAGGCGATGAGCGCGGGTTCGTCGTCCCTCGAGCGCCTCGCCGCCGGCACCGCGATCGACGCGGGCGGCCTGCTGCCCGACCTGCACGACGCCAACTCGTGGACGCAGCACGTCGACGAGGTCGACCCGCTCGAGATGCTCGAGGTGCAGCTGGCCAACACGACGGCGCCGTTCATCCTCATCTCGAAGCTGCGCCCGTCGATGGCGTCCTCCCCCGCGCGTCGCAAGTACATCGTCAACGTCTCGGCGATGGAGGGCGTGTTCGGACGCGGCTACAAGGGCCCCGGCCATCCGCACACCAACATGGCGAAGGCCGCCGTCAACATGCTCACGCGCACGAGTTCGCGTGAGATGCTCGAGACCGACGGCATCCTGATGACCAGCGTCGACACCGGCTGGATCACCGACGAGCGACCGCACCCCACCAAGGTGCGCTTGGCCGAGGAGGGCTTCCACGCGCCGCTCGACCTGGTCGACGGCGCCGCCCGGGTGTACGACCCGGTGGTGCGCGGCGAGGCCGGCGAAGACCTGTTCGGGGTCTTCCTCAAGGACTACAAGCCGAGCTCGTGGTGA
- a CDS encoding AI-2E family transporter: MPRGTAILLGLAGAAVVAAGIASVRSIAAPVVLSLVLTICAYPVRRALEQRGVPRGLATGVVVTVVFGALAAFVSALVIALAQFATLLPEFSEQIAALGETIGAWLTSIGIGPGQVRAIIEGFDPARLVDVVAGLFGGVTSLTASLVVVLTTLILMAVDASYLRAIFAELRPQRPRVVTSLESLASGIRRYMVATTVLGIAQGGLNAIALALLGVPGALLWGLLAFLCSFIPNVGYFIAIIPPVVFGFLVGGWQVGVPVIVVYAVINAVVQTGIQPRVVGNAVALSQTITFVSVLFWALILGPIGAVLAIPLTLMVRFLLIDTDPTAGWWRPVIGDLTRTKVLMSQLDAERKAERRAKKSRSADER; the protein is encoded by the coding sequence ATGCCCCGCGGCACTGCCATCCTGCTCGGTCTCGCCGGCGCCGCGGTCGTCGCCGCCGGCATCGCGAGCGTGCGGTCGATCGCCGCGCCGGTCGTGCTCTCGCTGGTACTGACGATCTGCGCCTACCCGGTGCGGCGGGCCCTCGAGCAGCGCGGTGTGCCACGCGGGCTCGCCACCGGAGTCGTCGTCACCGTGGTGTTCGGCGCCCTCGCCGCCTTCGTCTCCGCGCTGGTGATCGCACTCGCCCAGTTCGCCACGCTGCTGCCCGAGTTCTCCGAGCAGATCGCCGCGCTCGGCGAGACGATCGGCGCCTGGCTGACGTCGATCGGGATCGGCCCGGGGCAGGTGCGCGCGATCATCGAGGGATTCGACCCGGCACGCCTGGTCGACGTGGTCGCCGGGCTTTTCGGCGGCGTCACGAGCCTCACCGCGAGCCTGGTCGTGGTGCTCACGACGCTCATCCTCATGGCGGTCGACGCCAGCTACCTGCGCGCCATCTTCGCCGAGCTACGCCCGCAGCGCCCGCGCGTCGTCACCTCGCTCGAGAGTCTGGCCAGCGGCATCCGTCGATACATGGTGGCGACCACGGTCCTCGGGATCGCCCAGGGCGGACTGAACGCGATCGCCCTCGCCCTGCTGGGCGTGCCGGGGGCGCTGCTGTGGGGGCTGCTCGCGTTCCTCTGCAGCTTCATCCCGAACGTGGGCTACTTCATCGCGATCATCCCGCCGGTGGTGTTCGGTTTCCTCGTCGGCGGCTGGCAGGTCGGAGTGCCGGTGATCGTCGTCTACGCGGTCATCAACGCGGTCGTGCAGACCGGCATCCAGCCGCGCGTCGTCGGCAACGCCGTGGCGCTCAGCCAGACGATCACCTTCGTCTCCGTGCTGTTCTGGGCGCTCATCCTCGGGCCGATCGGCGCGGTCCTCGCGATCCCGCTCACCCTAATGGTGCGCTTCCTGCTCATCGACACCGACCCGACCGCCGGGTGGTGGCGGCCGGTCATCGGCGACCTGACCCGCACGAAGGTGCTGATGAGCCAGCTCGACGCCGAGCGCAAGGCCGAGCGACGCGCGAAGAAGAGCCGCTCAGCCGACGAGCGCTGA
- a CDS encoding GAP family protein: protein MGELIVSLVPLALGIVMSPLAIMALVAVLVSRRARANGVAFLIGWIVAISAALAVSYLVFGSLELHERATPPLWVALVRLLLALVLLVSAVFVYRRGRDRVRKMAAAASVSDVVAAAPQLPGWLRAVDEFTPVRCGLLGLGIFILNPVDLSCAVLAALDVRIADVGGGWLLVVFAVVGVAPIAIPVVYTLVAGAKADPFLERIRTWIAGHTNVLNAALLVLIGAMQLQKALSALVG from the coding sequence ATGGGTGAGTTGATCGTCTCTCTGGTGCCGCTGGCACTGGGCATCGTGATGAGCCCGCTGGCGATCATGGCGCTCGTGGCCGTGCTGGTGTCGCGTCGGGCCCGGGCGAACGGTGTCGCGTTCCTCATCGGGTGGATCGTCGCGATCTCCGCGGCACTCGCCGTGAGCTACCTCGTGTTCGGGTCGCTCGAGCTGCACGAGCGGGCGACGCCGCCGCTCTGGGTGGCGCTGGTGCGGTTGCTGCTGGCGCTCGTGCTGTTGGTCAGCGCGGTCTTCGTCTACCGGAGGGGCCGTGACCGGGTGCGGAAAATGGCCGCCGCGGCGAGCGTCTCCGACGTGGTTGCTGCGGCCCCGCAGCTGCCCGGCTGGCTGCGGGCGGTCGACGAGTTCACCCCGGTGCGCTGCGGGCTGCTGGGTCTCGGCATCTTCATCCTCAACCCGGTGGACCTCTCGTGTGCCGTGCTCGCCGCGCTGGACGTGCGGATCGCCGACGTGGGCGGCGGCTGGCTGCTCGTGGTCTTCGCCGTGGTCGGCGTCGCGCCGATCGCGATCCCGGTGGTCTACACGCTCGTCGCCGGCGCGAAGGCGGATCCGTTCTTGGAGCGCATCCGCACCTGGATCGCCGGCCACACCAACGTGCTCAACGCGGCGCTGCTCGTGCTGATCGGCGCGATGCAGCTGCAGAAGGCGCTGTCAGCGCTCGTCGGCTGA
- a CDS encoding DEAD/DEAH box helicase codes for MPEDVATTAPATLLERAPSPYDADAAFENFSEWADSRGLRLYPAQEEALIEIVSGANLILSTPTGTGKSLVAIGAHFAALAQGKRSYYTAPIKALVSEKFFALVDIFGAENVGMVTGDSSVNPDAPIICCTAEILANVALRGGADSDVDQVVMDEFHFYADPDRGWAWQVPLLTLPRVQFILMSATLGDVSRIADDLTVRTGRETAVVTGVERPVPLSYSYATTPVHETIEDLLGTGQAPIYIVHFSQLAALERAQAMTSIKVVTREQRDEIAEAIGDFRFTTVFGQTLSRLIRSGIGVHHAGMLPKYRRLVEQLAQQGLMRVICGTDTLGVGINVPIRTVLFTALTKYDGIRTRQLTAREFHQIAGRAGRAGYDTAGTVVAQAPEHESENARLVAKAGDDPKKIKKIVRKKAPDGFVSWGEPSFNRLISAEPEVLTSSMQVSHSMILNVIAREGDAFQEMRDLIFGSHDPWHKQLAMARQALAIYRTLRTADVVTQVARVEPAATSPALTSALVGVDGFDSGEYEDWDDEPKAADIHYDIRLTVDLQPNFALNQPLSPFALAVFELLDPESPSYALDMISILESTLDDPRPILSQQQFLARGEAVASMKAEGIEYDQRMELLEQVTWPKPLEELLDASFEQYSATQPWIGDFELSPKSVVRDMYERAMTFADYVGYYKLARSEGLVLRYLSDAYRAVRQTVPDEAKTEELLDLIEWLGELVRQVDSSLVDEWEQLINPTAPGAAPVLPPAPPSILGNPRAFRVLVRNELFRRVQLAALDKYEELGELDAASGFTADAWGDAMDAYWDVHDALGTDADARSSAMLIVDEGATQWTVRQIFADPSGDHDWGISATVDLEESAELGVAVVKVTAVGRLDAFAPVVE; via the coding sequence ATGCCTGAGGATGTCGCCACCACCGCCCCCGCGACGCTCCTCGAGCGCGCACCCAGCCCGTACGACGCGGATGCCGCGTTCGAGAACTTCTCCGAGTGGGCCGACTCGCGCGGCCTGCGGTTGTATCCCGCCCAGGAGGAAGCGCTCATCGAGATCGTCTCGGGCGCGAACCTGATCCTCTCCACGCCCACCGGCACCGGCAAGTCCCTCGTCGCGATCGGCGCGCACTTCGCCGCCCTCGCGCAGGGCAAGCGCAGCTACTACACGGCCCCGATCAAGGCGCTCGTGTCGGAGAAGTTCTTCGCGCTGGTCGACATCTTCGGCGCCGAGAACGTCGGCATGGTGACGGGCGACTCGTCGGTGAACCCCGACGCCCCGATCATCTGCTGCACCGCCGAGATCCTCGCCAACGTGGCGCTGCGCGGGGGAGCGGACTCCGACGTCGACCAGGTCGTGATGGACGAGTTCCACTTCTACGCCGACCCCGACCGAGGCTGGGCCTGGCAGGTGCCGCTGCTCACCCTGCCGCGTGTGCAGTTCATCCTGATGTCGGCGACGCTCGGCGACGTGAGCCGCATCGCCGACGACCTCACCGTGCGCACCGGCCGCGAGACCGCGGTCGTGACCGGCGTCGAGCGCCCCGTGCCACTCAGCTACTCCTACGCCACCACTCCGGTGCACGAGACGATCGAAGACCTGCTCGGCACCGGGCAGGCCCCCATCTACATCGTGCACTTCTCCCAGCTCGCCGCGCTCGAGCGCGCCCAGGCGATGACGAGCATCAAGGTCGTCACCCGGGAGCAGCGCGACGAGATCGCCGAGGCGATCGGCGACTTCCGTTTCACGACCGTGTTCGGGCAGACCCTGAGCCGCCTCATCCGCTCGGGAATCGGCGTCCACCACGCCGGCATGCTGCCGAAGTATCGGCGGCTCGTCGAGCAGCTCGCGCAGCAGGGGCTCATGCGGGTCATCTGCGGCACCGACACGCTCGGCGTCGGCATCAATGTGCCGATCCGCACGGTGCTGTTCACCGCGCTCACCAAGTACGACGGCATCCGCACCCGCCAGCTGACCGCCCGCGAGTTCCACCAGATCGCCGGCCGCGCCGGGCGGGCCGGCTACGACACGGCAGGCACCGTCGTCGCACAGGCGCCCGAGCACGAGAGCGAGAACGCCCGGCTCGTCGCCAAGGCCGGCGACGACCCGAAGAAGATCAAGAAGATCGTGCGCAAGAAGGCGCCCGACGGCTTCGTGTCGTGGGGCGAGCCGAGCTTCAACCGGCTGATTTCCGCCGAGCCCGAGGTGCTGACCTCGAGCATGCAGGTGAGCCACTCGATGATCCTCAACGTGATCGCGCGCGAGGGCGACGCGTTCCAGGAGATGCGCGACCTCATCTTCGGCAGTCACGACCCGTGGCACAAGCAGCTCGCGATGGCGCGGCAGGCTCTCGCGATCTACCGCACCCTGCGCACGGCCGACGTCGTCACTCAGGTCGCGCGGGTCGAACCCGCCGCGACGTCGCCCGCCCTGACGTCGGCGCTCGTCGGCGTGGACGGGTTCGACAGCGGCGAATACGAGGACTGGGATGACGAGCCGAAGGCCGCCGACATCCACTACGACATCAGGCTCACGGTCGACCTGCAGCCGAACTTCGCTCTCAACCAGCCGCTCTCGCCGTTCGCCCTCGCCGTCTTCGAACTGCTCGACCCCGAGTCGCCGAGCTACGCGCTCGACATGATCTCGATCCTCGAGTCGACGCTCGACGACCCGCGTCCGATCCTGTCGCAGCAGCAGTTCCTCGCCCGCGGCGAGGCCGTCGCGTCGATGAAAGCCGAGGGCATCGAGTACGACCAGCGCATGGAACTGCTCGAACAGGTGACCTGGCCGAAGCCGCTCGAGGAGCTGCTCGACGCCAGCTTCGAGCAGTACAGCGCCACGCAGCCGTGGATCGGCGATTTCGAGCTCAGCCCGAAGTCGGTCGTGCGCGACATGTACGAGCGCGCCATGACGTTCGCCGACTACGTGGGCTACTACAAGCTCGCGCGCAGCGAGGGGCTCGTGCTGCGGTACCTCTCCGACGCGTACCGGGCCGTGCGGCAGACCGTGCCCGACGAGGCGAAGACCGAGGAACTGCTCGACCTGATCGAGTGGCTCGGCGAGCTCGTGCGGCAGGTCGACTCGAGCCTCGTCGACGAGTGGGAGCAGCTGATCAACCCGACGGCTCCCGGCGCCGCCCCGGTGCTCCCGCCGGCGCCCCCGTCCATTCTGGGCAACCCGCGGGCGTTCCGGGTGCTCGTGCGCAACGAGCTGTTCCGCCGCGTGCAGCTGGCCGCGCTCGACAAGTACGAAGAACTGGGCGAGCTGGATGCCGCGTCCGGCTTCACCGCGGACGCCTGGGGTGACGCGATGGACGCCTACTGGGACGTGCACGACGCCCTCGGAACGGACGCCGACGCGCGCAGCTCGGCGATGCTCATCGTCGACGAGGGTGCGACCCAGTGGACCGTGCGGCAGATCTTCGCGGATCCGTCGGGCGACCACGACTGGGGCATCAGCGCGACCGTCGACCTCGAGGAGTCGGCCGAGCTGGGCGTCGCCGTCGTGAAGGTGACCGCGGTCGGGCGGCTGGACGCGTTCGCTCCGGTGGTCGAGTAG
- a CDS encoding FAD-binding protein, whose amino-acid sequence MSANVGENWARNYSYVARSLASPETVEEVQSLVASASLVRALGSRHSFNDLADTRGQLVSLAAIDPAIDIDSDARTVTVGAGVRYGDLAPVLHAAGWALHNLASLPHISIAGAVATGTHGSGDGNGNLATAVSGLQLVTADGTLLELHRGDPDFDGAVVSLGALGIVTRVTLDLQPTFEVRQDLYDGLPFDDLLADFDAVTSSAYSVSLFTNWLGDEIGTTWLKSRADAAAPPARLFGAVQQPVGRHMLPDQPATNVTQQGGVAGPWSDRLAHFKLGFTPSNGDEIQTEYLVPRRHAVEAISALRALGPRIAPLLLVTEIRTMAADSLWLSGAYGEPAVGLHFTWKPLGDEVLALLPAIEELLLPLGARPHWGKVFTAGREQLEPQYPRLADFLALRDRLDPGRKFGNAYLERTLG is encoded by the coding sequence ATGTCTGCCAACGTCGGTGAGAACTGGGCCCGCAATTACAGCTACGTCGCGCGATCGCTCGCGTCGCCGGAGACGGTCGAGGAGGTGCAGTCGCTCGTCGCCTCCGCCTCTCTCGTGCGGGCACTCGGCAGCCGGCACTCGTTCAACGACCTCGCCGACACGCGCGGGCAGCTGGTCTCGCTCGCCGCGATCGACCCGGCGATCGACATCGACAGCGATGCCCGCACGGTCACGGTCGGCGCCGGGGTCCGCTACGGCGACCTCGCCCCGGTGCTGCACGCCGCGGGCTGGGCGCTGCACAACCTCGCGTCGCTGCCGCACATCTCCATCGCCGGGGCCGTGGCGACCGGCACGCACGGCTCGGGCGACGGCAACGGCAACCTCGCGACCGCGGTCTCCGGCCTGCAGCTCGTCACCGCCGACGGCACGCTGCTCGAGCTGCACCGTGGCGACCCCGACTTCGACGGCGCGGTCGTCTCGCTCGGCGCCCTCGGAATCGTGACCCGCGTCACGCTCGACCTGCAGCCGACCTTCGAGGTGCGCCAGGACCTCTACGACGGACTCCCGTTCGACGACCTCCTCGCCGACTTCGACGCCGTCACGTCGAGCGCCTACAGCGTGAGCCTGTTCACGAACTGGCTCGGCGACGAGATCGGTACCACGTGGCTCAAGAGCAGGGCGGATGCCGCGGCTCCCCCCGCCCGCCTGTTCGGGGCCGTGCAGCAGCCCGTCGGCCGCCACATGCTGCCCGACCAGCCCGCGACCAATGTCACCCAGCAGGGCGGGGTGGCGGGCCCGTGGAGCGACCGGCTCGCGCACTTCAAGCTCGGCTTCACGCCCTCGAACGGCGACGAGATCCAGACGGAGTACCTCGTGCCGCGGCGTCACGCCGTCGAGGCGATCTCGGCGCTGCGGGCGCTCGGGCCGCGCATCGCCCCGCTGTTGCTCGTGACCGAGATCCGCACGATGGCGGCGGACTCGCTCTGGCTGAGCGGCGCGTACGGCGAGCCAGCGGTCGGGCTGCACTTCACCTGGAAGCCGCTCGGCGACGAGGTGCTCGCGCTGCTGCCCGCGATCGAGGAGCTGCTGTTGCCGCTCGGCGCGCGCCCGCACTGGGGCAAGGTCTTCACGGCCGGTCGGGAGCAGCTCGAGCCGCAGTACCCGCGGCTCGCCGACTTCCTCGCGCTGCGCGACCGCCTCGACCCCGGGCGCAAGTTCGGCAACGCGTACCTGGAGCGCACGCTCGGCTGA
- a CDS encoding alpha/beta hydrolase, with translation MRTIGELAARLVAYLRDYSYALRVLLGLTTRHRIAPRPRGDKAPVLLIPGVYEPWQFLRAVGGRLARAGHPVHVVEPLGYNRAPVPDAAALAQRYLDERDLTGVVVVAHSKGGLIGKHMMLVDDVAQRIDRLVAIASPFSGSSFSRYMPLKPLRAFNPKERTLAMLAANAEVNARIVSIYGVFDPHIPAGSELAGATNVQLPVYGHFRLLADPQVLDEVVAAVEAAGADVRDIHPH, from the coding sequence ATGCGCACCATCGGGGAGCTCGCCGCCCGGCTCGTGGCCTACCTGCGCGACTATTCCTACGCGCTGCGCGTGCTGCTCGGGCTCACCACGCGGCACCGCATCGCGCCCCGGCCCCGCGGCGACAAGGCGCCCGTGCTGCTCATCCCCGGCGTGTACGAGCCGTGGCAGTTCCTCCGGGCCGTCGGCGGCAGGCTCGCGCGGGCCGGTCACCCCGTGCACGTCGTCGAGCCGTTGGGCTACAACAGGGCGCCGGTGCCGGATGCCGCGGCTCTCGCCCAGCGCTACCTCGACGAGCGCGACCTCACGGGGGTCGTCGTCGTGGCCCACAGCAAGGGCGGCCTGATCGGCAAGCACATGATGCTCGTCGACGACGTGGCGCAGCGCATCGACCGGCTGGTCGCGATCGCGTCGCCGTTCTCGGGCTCGAGCTTCTCGCGCTACATGCCGTTGAAGCCCCTGCGCGCCTTCAACCCCAAGGAACGCACGCTGGCGATGCTCGCCGCGAACGCCGAGGTGAACGCGCGCATCGTCTCGATCTACGGCGTCTTCGACCCGCACATCCCGGCCGGCAGCGAACTCGCGGGGGCGACCAACGTGCAGCTGCCGGTGTACGGCCACTTCCGGCTGCTCGCGGATCCGCAGGTGCTCGACGAGGTGGTGGCGGCCGTCGAGGCGGCCGGGGCGGACGTCCGCGACATCCACCCGCACTGA
- a CDS encoding LLM class flavin-dependent oxidoreductase, with protein MADIELGLDTFGDVTHDAAGVPLPHAQVLRNLVEQGVLADQVGIDFIGIGEHHREDFAVSAPEVVLAAIAARTERIRLGSAVTVLSSDDPIRVFQRFATLDGISDGRAEVILGRGSFTESFPLFGFDLSQYEELFDEKLDLFAHVREQEPVTWAGSTRPALNNQSVFPPVEHGKLKTWVGVGGSPESVIRAARYGLPLMLAIIGGEPLRFAPLVDLYHRALEQLEQPTQPIGEHSPGHVAETDEQAREELWPHYQALMARIGAERGWPPMSRAQFDAAASPEGALFVGSPETVATKIAYAAKGLGLSRFDLKYGNGGLSHDKLMKSIELYGTQVIPRVRELLA; from the coding sequence ATGGCCGACATCGAACTCGGACTCGACACATTCGGAGACGTCACCCACGACGCCGCGGGGGTCCCGCTGCCGCACGCGCAGGTGCTGCGCAACCTCGTCGAGCAGGGTGTGCTCGCCGACCAGGTCGGTATCGACTTCATCGGCATCGGCGAACACCACCGCGAGGACTTCGCCGTCTCCGCCCCCGAGGTCGTGCTCGCCGCGATCGCCGCCCGCACCGAGCGCATCCGCCTCGGCTCCGCGGTGACGGTCCTGAGCTCCGACGACCCGATCCGGGTCTTCCAGCGCTTCGCCACCCTCGACGGCATCTCCGACGGCCGCGCGGAGGTCATCCTCGGCCGCGGCTCGTTCACCGAGTCCTTCCCGCTGTTCGGCTTCGACCTCTCCCAGTACGAAGAGCTCTTCGACGAGAAGCTCGACCTGTTCGCCCACGTGCGCGAGCAGGAACCGGTCACCTGGGCCGGCAGCACCCGCCCGGCCCTGAACAACCAGTCCGTCTTCCCGCCCGTCGAGCACGGCAAGCTGAAGACGTGGGTCGGCGTCGGCGGCAGCCCCGAGTCCGTCATCCGCGCCGCACGCTACGGCCTGCCGCTCATGCTCGCGATCATCGGCGGCGAACCGCTGCGCTTCGCCCCGCTCGTCGACCTGTACCACCGTGCGCTCGAGCAGCTCGAACAGCCCACCCAGCCGATCGGCGAGCACTCCCCCGGCCACGTCGCCGAGACCGACGAGCAGGCCCGTGAGGAACTCTGGCCGCACTACCAGGCTCTGATGGCGCGCATCGGCGCCGAACGTGGCTGGCCGCCCATGTCGCGCGCACAGTTCGACGCCGCCGCGAGCCCCGAGGGCGCGCTGTTCGTCGGCTCGCCCGAGACAGTCGCCACCAAGATCGCCTACGCCGCGAAGGGCCTCGGTCTCTCGCGCTTCGATCTGAAGTACGGCAACGGCGGACTCAGCCACGACAAGCTGATGAAGAGCATCGAGCTGTACGGCACGCAGGTCATCCCGCGGGTGCGCGAGCTGCTCGCGTAA
- a CDS encoding SulP family inorganic anion transporter: MRVSEPSGWLAPTLRGYRRRWLSADIVAGLSAGAVVIPQAMAYATIADLPVQAGLYTCITPMVVYALLGGSRAMSVSTTSTIATLTATTLVSAGVAASAEDQARDLATLTLLVGVILVLARVFRLGALVENINEPTLIGLKVGLGATVALGQVPKLLGVDVEVTGHGFVRTLAATLESVPEANLATALLSAGSIVVLVALRQLAPRVPAQLVVVVGGILLVALTGIADAGVRVIEPVPTGLPLPGIPSLTDVGVLIPGALAIAVMAFLESASVARGIRLASEPQVDSNRELFATGAANLVGAFFHTLPAAGGFSQSAVNQRAGARSQLASIVTAALAVLVALFLAPVLDDLPQAVLASMVLVAVVGLIDVRGLVRLARLSRIEFWVAVAAALIGLSAGLLAAVAAGVLFTLGLVLHGLNQPRITVGPAQGGVLPVRLDVPLYTANVFATQRAVEDALASAGDIHTLHLDVSVLKATSVTVLDALAGYDHELAQRGVRLEVAGLEGDALALARRTEWWGTLAEQGRARDG, from the coding sequence TTGCGAGTTTCTGAGCCCTCCGGCTGGCTGGCGCCCACCCTGCGGGGGTACCGGCGCCGCTGGTTGTCCGCCGACATCGTGGCGGGGCTCTCCGCGGGGGCGGTGGTCATCCCGCAGGCGATGGCGTACGCCACGATCGCCGACCTGCCGGTGCAGGCCGGCCTGTACACCTGCATCACGCCGATGGTGGTCTACGCCTTGCTCGGCGGCTCGCGCGCGATGAGCGTGTCGACCACGTCGACAATCGCGACCCTGACCGCGACGACGCTGGTGTCCGCCGGGGTGGCGGCGTCGGCCGAGGACCAGGCGCGCGACCTCGCCACCCTCACCCTGCTCGTCGGGGTGATCCTGGTGCTGGCGCGGGTGTTCCGGCTCGGGGCACTGGTCGAGAACATCAACGAGCCCACGCTCATCGGGCTCAAGGTGGGGCTGGGGGCGACCGTCGCCCTCGGGCAGGTGCCCAAGCTGCTGGGGGTCGACGTCGAGGTGACCGGCCACGGGTTCGTGCGTACTCTCGCGGCGACCCTCGAGTCTGTACCGGAGGCGAACCTCGCCACCGCCCTCCTGTCGGCCGGGTCTATCGTCGTGTTGGTGGCGCTGCGGCAGCTGGCGCCGCGGGTACCCGCGCAATTGGTCGTGGTGGTCGGCGGCATCCTGCTCGTCGCGCTGACCGGTATCGCCGACGCGGGCGTCCGGGTCATCGAGCCGGTGCCCACCGGTCTGCCCTTGCCCGGGATCCCGTCGCTGACGGATGTCGGGGTCCTGATACCGGGAGCGCTCGCCATCGCGGTCATGGCCTTCCTCGAATCGGCCTCGGTCGCCCGCGGCATCCGGCTGGCCAGCGAACCCCAGGTCGACAGCAACCGGGAACTGTTCGCCACCGGGGCCGCGAACCTCGTCGGCGCGTTCTTCCACACCCTGCCAGCGGCGGGCGGGTTCTCGCAGAGTGCCGTCAACCAGCGCGCGGGCGCTCGGTCGCAACTGGCGTCCATCGTCACGGCGGCGCTCGCCGTGCTCGTCGCGCTCTTCCTCGCCCCGGTGCTCGACGACCTGCCGCAGGCGGTGCTCGCGTCCATGGTGCTCGTCGCCGTGGTCGGGCTCATCGACGTGAGGGGGCTGGTGCGGCTGGCCCGTCTCAGCCGCATCGAGTTCTGGGTCGCCGTCGCCGCCGCCCTGATCGGACTCTCCGCCGGTCTGCTCGCCGCCGTGGCCGCGGGAGTGCTGTTCACCCTGGGCCTCGTGCTGCACGGGCTCAACCAGCCGCGCATCACCGTCGGGCCGGCGCAGGGAGGCGTTCTGCCGGTGCGACTCGATGTGCCGCTGTACACGGCGAACGTGTTCGCCACCCAGCGCGCGGTCGAGGACGCCCTGGCGTCGGCGGGCGACATCCACACCCTGCATCTCGACGTCTCGGTTCTCAAGGCGACCTCGGTCACGGTCCTCGACGCGCTCGCCGGGTACGACCACGAGCTGGCGCAGCGGGGTGTTCGGCTCGAGGTCGCCGGTCTCGAGGGCGACGCGCTCGCGCTCGCGCGTCGGACCGAGTGGTGGGGAACGCTGGCCGAGCAAGGGAGGGCGCGCGATGGGTGA